One Rattus rattus isolate New Zealand chromosome 12, Rrattus_CSIRO_v1, whole genome shotgun sequence genomic window carries:
- the LOC116913683 gene encoding olfactory receptor 11G2-like, with amino-acid sequence MKALSSPSNSSTITGFILLGFPCPREGQILLFVLFSIIYFLTLVGNASIICSVCCDQRLHTPMYLLLANFSFLEIWYVTSTVPNMLANFLSDTKVISFSGCFLQFYFFFSLGSTECFFLAVMAFDRYLAICRPLHYPALMTGRLCNILVISCWVLGFLWFPVPIIIISQMSFCGSRIIDHFLCDPGPLLALTCVRNSLLELTSSTLSSLLLFVPFFFIMGSYALVMRAVLRVPSAAGRRKAFSTCGSHLTVVSLFYGSVMVMYVSPTSEHAAGVQKLVTLFYSVVTPLLNPVIYSLRNRDMKHAMKKLLKI; translated from the coding sequence ATGAAAGCCCTCAGCAGTCCTAGCAACTCCAGCACCATCACTGGCTTCATCCTCTTGGGCTTCCCCTGCCCCAGGGAAGGGCAAatcctcctctttgtcctcttctCCATTATCTATTTCCTCACCCTCGTGGGCAACGCTTCCATCATCTGTTCTGTGTGCTGTGATCAGAGactccacacccccatgtaccTCCTGCTGGCCAACTTCTCCTTCCTAGAGATCTGGTATGTCACCTCCACAGTCCCCAACATGTTGGCCAACTTCCTGTCTGACACCAAAGTCATCTCTTTCTCTGGATGCTTCCTGcagttctatttcttcttctccttgggTTCTACGGAATGCTTTTTCCTGGCAGTCATGGCATTTGATCGCTACCTTGCCATCTGCAGGCCTCTACATTACCCTGCCCTCATGACCGGGCGCCTCTGCAACATCCTTGTGATCAGTTGCTGGGTGCTTGGTTTCCTCTGGTTCCCTgttcccatcatcatcatctcccaGATGTCCTTCTGTGGGTCCAGAATTATAGACCACTTCCTGTGTGACCCAGGCCCCCTGTTGGCCCTCACTTGTGTGAGAAATTCTTTACTTGAACTGACTAGTTCTACTTTAAGttctctgcttttatttgttccatttttctttatcatgGGGTCTTATGCTCTAGTAATGAGAGCTGTGCTGAGGGTCCCTTCAGCAGCTGGACGAAGAAAAGCTTTCTCCACTTGTGGGTCACACTTGACTGTGGTTTCTCTTTTCTATGGATCAGTGATGGTCATGTACGTGAGCCCAACATCTGAACATGCAGCTGGAGTGCAGAAGCTTGTGACTCTGTTTTACTCTGTGGTTACACCACTCCTTAATCCTGTGATATACAGTCTGAGGAACAGAGATATGAAACATGCAATGAAGAaattactgaaaatataa